A single region of the Myripristis murdjan chromosome 3, fMyrMur1.1, whole genome shotgun sequence genome encodes:
- the mrps11 gene encoding small ribosomal subunit protein uS11m, producing MYKLNCLFVSSVGTVCRHIAGCLNAGSAIWGPSGLQRAVCSSAVRLQESTPSSTDSSTVSKEFSHYPPLPGQDSPLRWGGKKFDELPIAHIKATYNNTHIQVTDSAGLSMVRTSCGTEGFKNIKKSTPIAAQTAAISAAAKATAKGVTFVRVVVKGLGPGRLSAIKGLTMGGLEVVSITDNTPVPHNGCRPRKARRM from the exons ATGTATAAattaaattgtttgtttgttagctcTGTGGGCACAGTGTGCCGGCACATAGCTGGCTGTCTGAACGCAGGAAGCGCCAT atgggGGCCCAGCGGGCTGCAGCGAGCCGTGTGCTCCAGTGCTGTCAGGCTGCAGGAGAGCACACCATCCTCCACAGACTCTTCAACAGTCTCCAAAGAGTTCAG CCATTATCCTCCATTGCCTGGTCAGGACAGTCCACTGAGATGGGGTGGAAAGAAGTTTGATGAGTTACCGATCGCTCACATCAAAGCCACGTACAACAA CACACACATCCAGGTGACGGACAGCGCCGGCTTGTCTATGGTCAGGACGTCGTGTGGAACAGAAGGCTTCAAGAATATCAAGAAATCAACACCCATCGCCGCTCAGACCGCAGCCATCTCTGCTGCTGCG AAAGCCACAGCAAAAGGAGTGACATTCGTTCGTGTTGTGGTCAAAGGTCTTGGTCCTGGACGCCTG TCTGCAATCAAAGGTTTGACAATGGGAGGACTGGAGGTGGTGTCCATCACCGACAACACTCCTGTGCCACACAACGGATGCCGCCCACGAAAAGCAAGAAGGATGTGA